A window of Cloacibacillus sp. genomic DNA:
GAGAGCGTTTATGACCAGGGCGGTGCGCTTGTACGCTGGTGCGTCCAGATTCCAGGGCGGTTGGAAGATAAGGTTTGGGAGTGCGCCGAACTGGCGGAGTCCTGGATCCGTTTCAATGGATCTCGCCAGAGTGAGAGTTCTCTATGCTATATCAGTGGAGAAGAAAAACCGTATGCGGTAAATCATCCTGCCCGACTGCGCTATTCAGGCGACAAGGCAAAGCTTATCTCAGCTAACGACCTTAACGGTTATACTTTCAGGGGACGCTTTGTCTCGCCGGAAGAGGCCTGTACTGTTGGTTACGATGTTACACAGAAGGCGCATTCGGCTCTTAGATGGCTCATTGAGCAGCAGGGCTTTAAAAACGACAGCCAGGTAATTGTCGCCTGGGCTGTCAGTAACGCGAAAATACCGCCTCTATGTGAATCAAGCGATGATCTTTTTTTAGATTCTCTGGATGAGTCGGAAGAAACAGAGAATCTTTCCGGCAATAATATTGAAGATATTGGCGCCTCGTATGCAAAGAGACTCAACAAGAAATTGGCCGGATATAAGAAAGAGCTGAAAGACAGAGACGACATCGTAGTCATGGCGCTGGATTCCGCGACCCCAGGAAGAATGGCTATCACCTATTATCAGGAGATAAAAGGCTCTGATTTCCTAGCCCGCGTTGAGGATTATCACAAAAAATACGCGTGGCGGCAGCATTTTGGAAAAGATAAAGAGTTTATAGGAGCCCCATCCATCTATGATATTGCACAACTTGCCTTTGCCGGCAAGACCGCACCGATATTACTGAAAGCGACGGTATCTAGATTGCTTCCTGTTATTTCAGAGGGCCGTGCCTTTCCACTAGACCTGCTTCTTGCGGTCTGTCGCAGGACGGCGCAGCCTCAATCTATGGAACGGTGGGAATTTGAAAAAATACTTGGCGTGGCCTGTGGACTTTATTCAGGCTGCCACCCAGAGAGGAGATATAAGATGGCACTTGAAGAGGATAGGACAACGCGCGATTATCTTTACGGAAGGCTTCTTGCTGTAGCTGATAAACTTGAGGGAAGGGCGCTGTATATTGCGGGAGAAAGCCGCGATACCTCCGCAATTAAGTTAATGGCGCGATTTGCCGAAAAACCGTCAGAAACATGGAGGCAGATAGAGATAAACCTGCTGCCTTACTGCAGCCGCCTTCAGGCAAGAGCGGAAAAAGAATTAACGGCCTTTAATATACAGATGGATAAAATATATTCGGCCTTTAGGCCAGGAGAATTTAAGGATAATTCACCGCTTTCGTCAGAATTTCTCCTTGGGTTCCACTGCCAGCGTTATGAATTATGGAACAATCAGAAAAGTAATGAGACACCAAATGTCGCATCCGAAAATAAAAAAGACTAGGGAGGAATAGCAGATGGCACTGTCGAACAAAATTGATTTTGCAGTAATATTTTCCGTCAAGAACGCAAACCCTAACGGAGATCCCCTGAACAGCAACAGACCAAGGATCAGCTATGATGGTATAGGCGAGGTATCTGACGTCTGCCTAAAACGTAAAATAAGAGACAGGCTGCTTGAAGATGGTCTGGAGATATTCGTTCAGTCCGACGATCGTAAAATTGATGACGCGACATCTTTAAAAGCAAGGGCTGATGTTGTTTTAAATAAAAAAATGACGAAGAGTGAGACAGAGAAGG
This region includes:
- the cas8c gene encoding type I-C CRISPR-associated protein Cas8c/Csd1, coding for MQRLEETYENAYKRRENFNSLPVPPAHVEQQAHIEVVLDGEGNFLTASVVNKEATLIPATEASAGRTSGGEPHPLCDKIQYTAGDYKAHGGISNAYFDDFKSGNETKAGYLSLLSAWNDFYDHPMLKAIYKYVTKRCLIADLVASKVLFLDEKGNLLTEWNGKETPSIFKVLTKKKDKSGESVYDQGGALVRWCVQIPGRLEDKVWECAELAESWIRFNGSRQSESSLCYISGEEKPYAVNHPARLRYSGDKAKLISANDLNGYTFRGRFVSPEEACTVGYDVTQKAHSALRWLIEQQGFKNDSQVIVAWAVSNAKIPPLCESSDDLFLDSLDESEETENLSGNNIEDIGASYAKRLNKKLAGYKKELKDRDDIVVMALDSATPGRMAITYYQEIKGSDFLARVEDYHKKYAWRQHFGKDKEFIGAPSIYDIAQLAFAGKTAPILLKATVSRLLPVISEGRAFPLDLLLAVCRRTAQPQSMERWEFEKILGVACGLYSGCHPERRYKMALEEDRTTRDYLYGRLLAVADKLEGRALYIAGESRDTSAIKLMARFAEKPSETWRQIEINLLPYCSRLQARAEKELTAFNIQMDKIYSAFRPGEFKDNSPLSSEFLLGFHCQRYELWNNQKSNETPNVASENKKD